One part of the Pseudomonas sp. MYb118 genome encodes these proteins:
- a CDS encoding DUF3050 domain-containing protein yields MNSIKDRLDQKKAELSSHPIFSEIHSLAVLQRFMECHVFAVWDFMSLTKRLQQELTCVQLPWLPPRDPRAARLINEIVLGEESDDRPAQGHYSHFELYLDAMREVGASTVVVERFVALQQEGVSYDVALRSVDVDPCAAQFVRHTLHTALHAPGHSVAAAFLHGRESVIPQMFQRILDDWGIGIEQAPTFRYYLERHIEVDSEDHGPAAEQLLARLVDGDPQKERDVYASALAAVESRIALWDGLRLSMHEPLAEVNA; encoded by the coding sequence ATGAATTCAATAAAAGACCGGCTCGATCAGAAAAAGGCAGAACTGAGTTCGCACCCCATCTTTTCTGAAATACATTCTCTTGCGGTACTTCAACGGTTCATGGAGTGCCATGTATTTGCAGTATGGGACTTCATGTCCCTGACCAAGCGCCTGCAACAGGAACTCACGTGCGTACAACTGCCCTGGCTGCCGCCGAGGGATCCACGCGCGGCGCGACTGATCAACGAAATCGTGCTTGGCGAAGAGTCCGATGATCGTCCCGCCCAGGGTCATTACAGCCATTTCGAGCTGTACCTCGATGCCATGCGCGAGGTGGGCGCCAGCACCGTCGTGGTAGAGCGGTTCGTCGCCCTGCAACAGGAAGGCGTGAGCTATGACGTCGCGCTGCGCAGCGTGGACGTCGACCCGTGCGCCGCGCAATTCGTGCGCCACACCCTGCACACCGCGCTGCACGCGCCCGGCCACAGCGTGGCGGCAGCCTTTCTGCACGGTCGCGAAAGCGTCATTCCGCAGATGTTCCAGCGCATTCTGGACGATTGGGGCATTGGCATCGAACAGGCGCCGACCTTCCGCTATTACCTGGAGCGCCATATCGAAGTCGACTCCGAAGACCATGGCCCGGCCGCTGAACAGCTGCTGGCGCGACTGGTGGATGGCGACCCGCAAAAGGAACGGGACGTCTATGCCAGTGCCCTTGCCGCCGTGGAAAGCCGTATCGCCCTGTGGGATGGCCTGCGCCTGAGCATGCACGAGCCTCTGGCGGAGGTGAACGCATGA
- a CDS encoding GntR family transcriptional regulator, producing the protein MTQKPNPLHSIKVNGPIPAHVARSVIEQTLRAAILDGRIPCGTALRQQDLADLFGVSRMPVREALRQLEAQALLNVVAHKGAVVAPLVQGDAAETYALRILLESEALRLSIPLLTAEDFEHAAQYIEALETEHDYSEIGRLNRLFHMSLYGKAPNHRLLKLIEEGLNEEERFLRFNLEAMGLGKLSQDDHRALLHAAQARDIEATVKLLEHHLNRGVEVITRYLESTEAKSRKA; encoded by the coding sequence GTGACACAAAAACCCAACCCTCTTCACAGCATCAAGGTCAACGGCCCGATTCCCGCCCACGTGGCCCGTTCCGTCATCGAACAGACGTTGCGCGCCGCCATCCTCGACGGCCGTATTCCCTGCGGTACCGCCCTTCGCCAGCAGGACCTGGCCGATCTGTTCGGGGTGAGTCGCATGCCCGTGCGCGAAGCCCTGCGCCAGCTCGAAGCGCAGGCGCTGCTCAATGTGGTCGCCCATAAAGGCGCTGTCGTTGCGCCACTGGTTCAGGGCGATGCCGCCGAAACCTATGCGCTGCGCATTTTGCTGGAGTCAGAAGCGCTGCGTCTGTCGATCCCTCTGCTCACTGCCGAGGATTTCGAGCACGCCGCCCAGTACATCGAAGCACTGGAAACCGAGCACGACTACAGCGAAATCGGTCGACTCAACCGTCTGTTTCACATGTCGCTCTACGGCAAGGCCCCCAACCATCGGTTGTTGAAACTGATCGAAGAGGGCCTGAACGAAGAAGAACGCTTCCTGCGGTTCAACCTGGAAGCCATGGGCCTGGGCAAACTGTCCCAGGACGATCACCGCGCCTTGCTGCACGCGGCGCAAGCTCGCGACATCGAAGCTACGGTGAAGCTGCTTGAGCACCACCTCAATCGCGGCGTCGAGGTCATTACCCGCTACCTCGAAAGCACCGAAGCCAAAAGTCGAAAAGCCTAG
- a CDS encoding diiron oxygenase, translated as MNAVDYQSFADAWENRATIRTRPRRMLENDDKLIYPLSRQQLVLSETFLRECPEQRDFALVQTLYKFINDVVIFETEIVDKTARSIAKNRFPVPFPFACRYDAMTVVIDEDYHALVAMDFMQQTVALTGIEPIELPDQIELSRAIPAAMALAPDHLRAAVELICVAIAENTVTCDVAAFARDDSVKHSIKGLMADHLLDEGRHSGFWARLVRIYWHTASDADRQCIARILPVFISHYLTNDIQQAFDLRLIGALRISDAARDALQREVSGVAFPINRHHPLVANIVRFFHSSSLLDSPCVQTALSDYLV; from the coding sequence ATGAACGCCGTCGACTACCAATCCTTCGCCGATGCCTGGGAAAACCGCGCGACCATTCGCACTCGCCCGCGCCGCATGCTGGAGAACGACGACAAGCTGATCTACCCGCTCAGCCGCCAGCAACTGGTGCTGAGCGAAACCTTCCTGCGCGAATGCCCCGAACAGCGGGATTTCGCGCTGGTGCAGACGCTCTACAAATTCATCAACGACGTGGTGATTTTCGAGACCGAGATCGTCGATAAAACCGCCCGCAGCATCGCCAAGAATCGCTTCCCCGTGCCCTTCCCGTTCGCCTGCCGCTACGACGCCATGACCGTGGTGATCGACGAGGATTATCACGCGCTGGTGGCGATGGATTTCATGCAACAGACCGTTGCCCTGACCGGCATCGAGCCCATCGAACTGCCTGACCAGATCGAACTGAGCCGGGCGATTCCGGCGGCCATGGCCCTGGCACCGGATCATTTACGAGCGGCCGTGGAACTGATCTGCGTCGCCATCGCCGAGAACACCGTCACGTGCGATGTCGCAGCGTTCGCCAGGGACGACAGCGTCAAGCATTCGATCAAGGGGCTGATGGCCGATCACTTGCTCGACGAAGGCCGCCATTCGGGCTTCTGGGCCCGGCTGGTACGTATTTACTGGCACACCGCAAGCGACGCTGACCGCCAATGCATCGCACGGATTCTGCCGGTGTTCATCAGTCATTACCTGACCAATGACATCCAGCAAGCCTTCGACCTGCGTCTGATCGGCGCCTTGCGCATCAGCGATGCCGCCCGCGATGCACTCCAGCGCGAGGTGTCCGGCGTGGCCTTCCCGATCAATCGCCATCACCCACTGGTGGCCAACATCGTGCGGTTCTTCCACAGCAGCTCGCTGCTCGATTCACCGTGCGTGCAAACAGCCCTAAGCGATTACCTGGTTTAA